One window of Pyrus communis chromosome 12, drPyrComm1.1, whole genome shotgun sequence genomic DNA carries:
- the LOC137710981 gene encoding cytochrome P450 736A117-like translates to MTYTLYKYTSAANTPTLRAINFLLPNRTMMLENETSSFLQPLAFTMLAIFIILIYRWYSSTTTTNKTSSPPSPPKLPIIGNFHQIGLDPHRSLQKLSQRHGPLMLLHFGRVPVLVVSSAQAAQEIMKTHDHTFSDRPRSTNFEKLLYNCKDVASAPYGEYWRKVKSICVIHLLSNKRVRSFRFVREEETKSMISDIMKSSPSVLNLSEMFLRLSNDVISRVALGRKYSGEGGMKFEGLLREFFELLGTTKIGDYIPWLSWLSSVNGLEAKFDKVAKKFDDFLDKVVQEHMDQSPKTGDDDQADFVDVLLAIQKENLPGFSIDRVTIKALILDMFTAGTHTASTVLEWAMTELLRHPRVMKKLQNEVREIVRKEELITEDDSIEMHYLKAVITETLRLHPPVPLLLPRIATQDAEIGGYKIKAKTHVMVNAWQIGRDPKLYENPEEFEPERFLNSEVDYKGNDFRLIPFGAGRRVCPGIQFGMTVNEIALANIVHKFDWELPGGASGEDLDTTESTGITVHRKYPLRAVAIPYLC, encoded by the exons ATGACCTATACCTTATATAAATACACAAGCGCCGCAAACACACCCACACTACGGGCCATAAATTTTCTTCTCCCAAATAGGACTATGATGCTGGAGAATGAAACCTCCTCCTTTCTGCAACCTTTGGCCTTCACAATGCTGGCCATTTTCATCATCCTCATATACAGATGGTACTcctccaccacaaccaccaACAAAACCTCATCACCACCTTCTCCACCGAAGCTCCCTATCATCGGAAACTTTCACCAAATAGGCTTGGACCCTCATCGCTCACTGCAAAAATTATCTCAACGCCATGGCCCTCTCATGCTTCTTCACTTCGGACGTGTCCCGGTCCTTGTTGTCTCTTCGGCTCAGGCAGCTCAGGAGATCATGAAAACCCATGACCACACATTTTCTGATCGACCCAGGTCCACCAACTTTGAGAAGCTTCTCTACAACTGTAAAGACGTTGCATCTGCTCCTTATGGTGAGTATTGGAGGAAGGTGAAAAGTATATGTGTCATACATCTTTTGAGCAACAAAAGGGTTCGCTCTTTTCGCTTTGTGAGAGAAGAGGAAACCAAATCCATGATCAGCGACATAATGAAATCATCACCATCAGTTTTGAATTTAAGCGAAATGTTTCTGAGGCTTTCCAATGATGTTATATCTAGAGTGGCTCTGGGGAGGAAGTACAGTGGTGAAGGTGGGATGAAGTTTGAGGGACTTTTGCGGGAGTTCTTTGAGTTATTGGGAACTACTAAAATTGGGGACTATATCCCATGGCTTTCTTGGTTGAGCAGTGTCAACGGTTTGGAAGCCAAGTTCGACAAGGTGGCTAAGAAGTTTGATGACTTTTTAGATAAAGTGGTCCAAGAGCATATGGATCAGAGTCCAAAGACTGGAGACGATGACCAAGCGGATTTTGTCGATGTTTTGCTTGCAATTCAGAAAGAAAACTTGCCTGGTTTTTCTATTGATAGAGTTACTATAAAAGCTCTCATCTTG GATATGTTTACTGCTGGCACTCATACAGCATCTACAGTCCTAGAGTGGGCAATGACCGAGCTTTTAAGGCATCCTAGGGTCATGAAAAAGTTGCAGAATGAGGTACGTGAAATAGTCCGAAAGGAAGAACTCATAACAGAAGATGATTCGATTGAAATGCACTACTTGAAGGCGGTGATAACGGAGACTCTTCGCTTACATCCACCAGTTCCACTACTGTTGCCCAGGATTGCGACCCAAGATGCGGAAATAGGTGGATACAAAATTAAAGCCAAGACACACGTTATGGTCAATGCATGGCAAATTGGAAGAGATCCCAAACTATATGAAAATCCAGAGGAGTTCGAGCCAGAAAGGTTCTTGAATAGTGAGGTAGATTATAAAGGGAATGACTTTCGGTTAATTCCATTTGGTGCTGGTAGGAGGGTCTGTCCTGGAATTCAGTTTGGCATGACTGTTAATGAGATTGCCTTGGCAAATATCGTGCACAAGTTCGACTGGGAGTTGCCT
- the LOC137711285 gene encoding cytochrome P450 736A117-like, whose product MLHLFLIVLPFLIFTIFIIKRLWSTTISLKHLPPSPPRLPILGNLHQLGTYPHRSLQRLAQRYGELMVLHFGARPVLIISSADAAREIMKTNDSIFANRPRSTIADRLLYGSKSVSSAPYGEYWRQMRSICVLQLLTSKRVQSFRAVREEELALLTKNVKQSSMSSLPVNLSELFISLTNDVICRVAFGKKYSGGEAARKFKKLLEEFMILLGGFYVGDFIPLLGWVSRVNGLDTRVEKVAREFDEFLDSVVEEHMCSLDTKGGNCGNNSSVEGEDKKDLVDVLLQIQKQNTAGFSFDRDSIKGIILDIFGGGTDTSYTVLEWAMTELIRHPRVLEKLQNELMGIATGKPDITESDLDKTPYLKAVIKETLRLYPPIPLLVPRESTQATKIRGYDVAARTMVIINAWTIGRDPSLWDEPGEFKPDRFLNSSVDFKGNDFELIPFGAGRRGCPGSLFAMATNEIVLANLVHKFDWTLPDGARAKDLSMVECTGLVIHRKAPLVVMAIPRF is encoded by the exons ATGTTGCACCTGTTTCTAATTGTCCTTCCCTTCCTGATTTTCACAATCTTCATCATCAAACGGCTTTGGAGCACTACAATTTCACTGAAACACTTGCCTCCTTCACCGCCAAGGCTCCCAATACTTGGAAACCTCCACCAACTAGGCACGTACCCTCACCGATCCCTACAACGATTAGCTCAGCGCTATGGCGAGCTCATGGTGCTTCATTTTGGTGCGAGACCAGTTCTCATCATTTCATCTGCCGACGCTGCTCGTGAGATCATGAAAACGAATGACAGCATTTTTGCCAACAGACCAAGATCAACAATTGCCGATAGACTTCTCTACGGATCTAAGAGTGTGTCCTCAGCTCCTTACGGTGAGTATTGGAGGCAAATGAGAAGCATCTGTGTGCTGCAGCTTTTAACAAGCAAAAGGGTTCAGTCTTTTCGCGCAGTACGAGAAGAAGAACTAGCCTTGCTGACTAAGAATGTGAAACAGTCTTCAATGTCGTCTTTGCCTGTGAATTTAAGTGAATTGTTTATTTCACTTACTAATGATGTGATCTGTCGGGTGGCTTTCGGGAAAAAGTATAGTGGAGGTGAAGCTGCAAGGAAGTTCAAGAAATTGCTTGAGGAGTTTATGATCTTGTTGGGTGGTTTTTATGTGGGGGATTTTATTCCACTACTCGGTTGGGTTAGTCGCGTTAACGGGTTAGACACAAGAGTGGAGAAGGTTGCTAGAGAGTTTGATGAGTTTCTGGATTCTGTAGTTGAAGAGCATATGTGTAGTCTTGACACAAAAGGCGGAAACTGCGGTAATAATTCGAGTGTTGAAGGTGAAGATAAGAAGGATCTTGTGGATGTCCTGCTCCAAATTCAAAAGCAAAACACGGCTGGCTTTTCCTTTGATAGAGATAGCATCAAAGGTATCATCTTG GATATTTTTGGTGGCGGAACTGATACTAGCTACACGGTTCTAGAGTGGGCAATGACCGAACTAATAAGGCATCCAAGAGTGTTGGAAAAACTGCAAAATGAGTTGATGGGAATTGCTACTGGAAAACCAGACATAACAGAAAGTGATTTAGATAAAACTCCCTACTTAAAAGCCGTGATCAAAGAGACACTTCGGTTGTATCCTCCAATACCGTTACTAGTTCCTCGTGAATCAACCCAAGCAACTAAAATAAGGGGCTATGACGTAGCAGCAAGAACAATGGTCATAATCAATGCTTGGACAATTGGAAGAGACCCCTCATTGTGGGATGAACCAGGGGAGTTTAAACCAGATAGGTTTCTGAATTCTTCGGTGGATTTCAAAGGGAATGACTTCGAATTAATCCCATTTGGAGCTGGAAGAAGGGGTTGCCCTGGATCCTTGTTTGCCATGGCCACCAATGAGATTGTGTTAGCAAATCTTGTGCACAAATTTGACTGGACATTGCCCGACGGAGCAAGAGCAAAAGATTTAAGCATGGTAGAATGCACCGGTCTTGTCATCCATCGAAAAGCTCCCCTTGTAGTTATGGCAATACCAAGGTTCTAG